From Actinoplanes oblitus, a single genomic window includes:
- a CDS encoding AI-2E family transporter — protein MAETSDGVLARRTLVVLGVTLAVLATLFLAHETRRVLTWILIAGFFAVALHPAVDWMTRKVTFCRRWLATLLVFAAAVVLLAGLVTLFVVPLARQGSQVVADFPKIVGDARHGRGPAGPLLERFHVVEYAQRNAGRFREYAAGLGAPTLAFVRSIATGIAGTMTIFVLSYLMVLEAPKIVTGFLALFEPRRADHIRRVGHDCAKTITGYLTGNLLISVICGALTFAVLALVHVPYAGLIALFVGLADLIPLVGATLGAVVATVAAFVESTTAGVVVVVFFVLYQQLENHLLQPMIFARTVRLNPLTVLVAILLAVELAGILGALLAIPVAGILQIIARDVWDVRRGRPKPEPTVGQDRVPVSAVDESGAAGHRSGAADVHAAYVAGVTDRQRPVAAESPARASDTPRR, from the coding sequence ATGGCGGAGACGAGCGACGGCGTGCTGGCGCGTCGCACACTGGTGGTTCTCGGGGTCACACTGGCCGTGCTGGCGACGCTGTTCCTGGCTCACGAGACCCGCCGGGTGCTGACCTGGATCCTGATCGCCGGGTTCTTCGCCGTGGCGCTGCATCCCGCTGTCGACTGGATGACCCGCAAGGTCACCTTCTGCCGTCGCTGGCTGGCGACCCTGCTGGTGTTCGCGGCCGCCGTCGTCCTGCTGGCCGGCCTGGTCACCCTGTTCGTCGTGCCGCTGGCACGCCAGGGCAGCCAGGTCGTCGCCGACTTCCCCAAGATCGTCGGAGACGCGCGCCACGGGCGCGGACCGGCCGGGCCGCTGCTGGAGCGCTTCCACGTGGTCGAGTACGCACAGCGCAACGCCGGCCGGTTCCGGGAGTACGCCGCCGGGCTGGGCGCTCCGACCCTGGCCTTCGTACGCTCGATCGCCACCGGCATCGCCGGCACCATGACGATCTTCGTGCTGTCGTATCTCATGGTGCTCGAGGCTCCGAAGATCGTGACGGGGTTCCTCGCCCTGTTCGAGCCGCGACGGGCCGACCACATCCGCCGGGTCGGCCACGACTGCGCCAAGACCATCACCGGCTACCTCACCGGCAACCTGCTGATCAGCGTCATCTGCGGCGCCCTGACGTTCGCCGTGCTGGCCCTCGTGCACGTGCCGTACGCCGGCCTGATCGCCCTGTTCGTCGGGCTGGCCGACCTCATCCCGCTGGTCGGCGCCACGCTCGGCGCGGTGGTCGCCACCGTCGCGGCGTTCGTCGAGTCGACCACCGCCGGGGTGGTGGTGGTCGTCTTCTTCGTGCTCTACCAGCAGTTGGAGAACCACCTGCTGCAGCCGATGATCTTCGCGCGGACGGTGCGGCTCAACCCGCTGACGGTTCTCGTCGCGATCCTGCTGGCGGTGGAACTGGCCGGCATCCTCGGCGCGCTGCTGGCCATCCCGGTGGCCGGCATCCTGCAGATCATCGCCCGCGACGTCTGGGACGTCCGCCGCGGCCGCCCGAAGCCGGAACCGACAGTCGGGCAAGACCGGGTCCCGGTGTCGGCGGTGGACGAGTCCGGCGCCGCCGGGCACCGGTCCGGAGCGGCGGACGTGCACGCCGCCTATGTCGCCGGCGTCACCGACCGGCAGCGGCCGGTGGCCGCCGAGTCGCCGGCGCGGGCATCGGACACGCCCCGCCGGTAG
- a CDS encoding RNA polymerase sigma factor, with the protein MLADDDLGGALTAAREGDETAFAVLWCALQPAVLRYLRVVVGDPAEDVASETWLQVARDLRRFRGGIGDFRGWLFRIARHRGIDHLRRTGRHREDPVEVVDDTIVAPDAAVQTEELLSTGWALSVIATLPRDQAESVMLRVVAGLDVATTAKVLGKRTGAVRIATMRGLRRLAAHPEVTARNEKTATGVAEEV; encoded by the coding sequence TTGCTAGCAGACGACGATCTCGGCGGCGCGCTGACCGCCGCGCGTGAGGGTGACGAGACCGCGTTCGCCGTCCTCTGGTGTGCCCTGCAACCAGCGGTTCTGCGCTATCTGCGAGTCGTGGTCGGCGACCCCGCCGAGGACGTCGCCTCGGAGACCTGGCTGCAGGTCGCCCGGGACCTGCGGCGCTTCCGCGGCGGCATCGGCGACTTCCGCGGCTGGCTGTTCCGGATCGCCCGGCACCGCGGCATCGACCATCTGCGCCGGACCGGGCGCCACCGGGAGGACCCCGTCGAGGTCGTCGACGACACGATCGTCGCCCCGGACGCCGCGGTCCAGACGGAGGAGTTGCTGAGCACCGGCTGGGCGCTGTCGGTGATCGCCACCCTCCCCAGGGATCAGGCCGAGTCCGTCATGCTGCGCGTCGTCGCCGGGCTCGACGTCGCGACCACGGCCAAGGTGCTCGGTAAACGCACCGGCGCGGTCCGCATCGCCACCATGCGGGGCCTGCGCCGCCTCGCCGCCCACCCCGAGGTCACGGCCCGCAACGAGAAGACGGCCACCGGTGTGGCCGAGGAGGTGTAA